In Ictalurus punctatus breed USDA103 chromosome 3, Coco_2.0, whole genome shotgun sequence, the following are encoded in one genomic region:
- the zfyve26 gene encoding zinc finger FYVE domain-containing protein 26 isoform X6, which produces MEEKEGKRSEVWAEEVCGALALAPCAAEAELERLWAGLWRAREGPLSEERVMGCLIRPQSHTLLMHYCATALRLNRDRLLQDAMHTQVELPEAERLMLGLCCHGDRHAAWKAIYFECLSSGKHFLEQVLVTGLDLIKKEEFSKLEALLGVEFQPLSRLLLLLGWKHCQSLDSAQRLLRTLHQQQAKDTVLSDFANVLSSQLRVLEWCAKNNLEISHEALLSQLHSLDHHSALYVLHSLTPLAKYDEQRVLELLHATGDSLSGDAQSSCVQRNITMFRAFCAMKYAVYAVCVNTRVCCSDLGSAQVPQKEQAEGHSSLFQHYLSECQLYLEAVPTMFRLELLENIFSLLFLSFSDFAESNRSGKESKRSGSTEEKRKEEEKGECSASVKSGQVTSGCCGFLLNPGTMEGVLRLLREGLEGICALGRTLEAEAELAQSLGCSVTVETFSSRLQRLSKHTAEAQWRLQIVTTNQGNPSSESGGPALPSPGLTSALPLRRSSSSSSGVSGVRKKKRLRRRRPERRMASERQNGEISTSASDGSGSTVPVCVEYEVCFCGGPHSWLVPSMLSPPESLLISCIRRGNYVEAHQVMLMFGLENAPCCGELFFMERYHEVLSELAQVEQKIESQSLSSLSSSTEALGSVGVTGPGRSRLGSSSRSTLQSIGNAAAAGMAFYSISDVADRLLSSPSRPLACLEENYWLSHLLSDPSDPLRPLLEELSPAGMAAFDLACCQCQLWKSSRQLLETAERRLHASLESRGMTLDWDVHHSEGVRGFPSVLQQISKILNRTTTSKGPPKSDSNRDEGGVTPPFGCSAQEVLLCSHTSLTEDAIATRLMLVQRLEVTLQTLTSALDMAGESQSASSVLTCLLDQAGLKQSELDSHPVRSAMKQLLRSLDQLCPFELGGATSSPDYMRSFLDYINMLASVLVRSLGSEDQSSAVKLGNPLLVLLQSPHQLLSHLLFDRQVTPDRLLSLLHQEGLHVNVQQVIVQRCCDPLPLWVPPSTKGAGAEGGAFCPSSIASLLHQHTQERTFTVDLSEPPTVSEPSSESEASVENSVSPILSTSPPSPSLSSSSSFSSSSSSSSVSSFLLTASALSFLKSRSPLVAVLALLSVSRVEIARVASSPWPGLPSYFRSVGRKETPLDLEQISKEVEALLASFPILKAFLVDMAAPLLGSSPDAEEGVGAALSRKSGTVAVLFSGSQDGTGQAIVGEAFQQALSTGDLNRALSLLELYAQNCNQKGALRDRLLACTTLAEQLFRVKDWELRARVALQGLERWPLHSCLELLQFCLSDSSPDHTLTPQLRQRKHELDMYNRMLSLQPPLEWQTWQELKEESSRNPESMFSLLLKTQEFDLCAQWVQLYPVSEQSKLQLQTEHLLHLLENGLTEDAFQLLEGLPDSLEVSEHALDQRPGLAACHFLSDYLTLHFQSRMTPARRRHIHALHLGSKVLLTLPEASRQDYFQLLADPLLMLEQLLMNLKVEWLSVAVSTLRNLLPTQEAGITNLDIDTLLAEYAKNALDFPYAPRERARSDSVISLQDVLLQCPVQESASSSPSRTPPPSTGGTPMHTPSSSSHEQDRGSGGKKPRPSSMFTPPEKTPERKDWIPDHHRHICMVCQRERFTMFNRRHHCRRCGRLVCHACSSRKMVVEGSEEPVRVCDQCYSFFHTASDEELEQAEVAGSPVSAEGTLDGVLCLPEVPQRQYRLSPNAAENQQLHNEFYYEQAPSASLCVSILSLHSDHAACGRQLIGHCRSISCKLTNPEVDARLLTDVMQQLMFSAKLMFVKAGRSQDLALCDSYISKVDVLKILVSANYKYIPSLDDILETTAVTRLRNQLLEAEYYQLAVEVSTKSGLDPSGVWHAWGMALLKGRCLCAAREKFARCLKAPVDRNQLNLGSRLLQEIVQHLESTTRLAPSPTADNDLLASLTELEEALRDTSPADRTENRLQRFGHHQECVYYLMSYGTHLSLVSFYLRHDCLKDALTYLLSKECPEDVFLEGVLQPCLERGRLGVLQGLLESLDATLESWGRYLIPACQMLQRKGYYHTLYQLQQFMMDHVRAAMTCIRFFTHKAHSYVQLGEQQRWLVRAKEHLRAFLQEQQNRRKTFSSSSSSSSSFRKKMSSSDVSRHMNTIMLQLEVTRFLHRCESSSSSRAATSPTPTGNSAPPTLFGGSPMKVDVACRVMLGGKNIEEGFGIAYRVIQDFQLDALAVYVRVGQRLVSLREYQAIRQLLKCVSESGTATKHDCDTIVLSCVSAWDKNPADAKELEALILESKSTENKIKAYLMCNKLRAAYLLAVKLDPVKACALVRDVLQAAEVSSDSVMQQICRQWLSEHQEPASRKHHGNKR; this is translated from the exons ATGGAGGAGAAGGAGGGCAAGAGGAGTGAGGTATGGGCAGAGGAGGTGTGCGGCGCTCTGGCTCTTGCTCCATGTGCAGCAGAGGCGGAGCTGGAGCGGCTGTGGGCGGGGCTATGGAGGGCAAGGGAAGGGCCTCTAAGTGAGGAGAGGGTGATGGGATGCCTGATCCGACCTCAGAGTCACACTCTGCTCATGCACTACTGTGCCACAGCTCTGCGACTCAACAGGGACAGGCTGCTCCAAGATGcaatgcacacacagg tggagTTACCTGAAGCAGAGAGGCTCATGCTTGGCCTGTGTTGTCATGGTGACCGTCATGCAGCTTGGAAAGCCATCTACTTTGAGTGTTTGAGCAGTGGAAAGCACTTTCTGGAGCAGGTTCTG GTCACAGGGCTTGACCTCATAAAGAAGGAGGAGTTTTCTAAACTGGAGGCGTTGCTTGGGGTGGAGTTTCAGCCGCTGTCCCGCCTCCTTCTTTTGCTGGGATGGAAACACTGCCAGAGCCTTGACTCCGCCCAGCGGCTCCTCAGGACTCTGCACCAACAGCAG gcCAAAGACACTGTCCTCAGTGACTTTGCGAACGTCCTCTCATCTCAGTTAAGGGTGTTGGAGTGGTGTGCCAAAAACAACCT TGAGATCTCCCATGAGGCCTTGCTGTCTCAGCTGCACAGCCTGGATCATCACTCTGCTCTCTATGTgctgcactcactcactcctctgGCTAAGTATGACGAGCAGAGAGTGTTGGAGCTGCTCCACgccacag GAGACTCTTTGTCTGGAGATGCTCAGAGCAGCTGCGTCCAGCGCAACATCACCATGTTCAGGGCCTTCTGTGCCATGAAATACGCCGTCTATGCCGTGTGTGTGAACACGCGTGTCTGCTGTTCAGATTTGGGTTCGGCGCAGGTACCGCAGAAGGAACAGGCTGAAG GTCACTCGTCCCTGTTCCAGCATTACCTCTCGGAGTGTCAGCTCTACTTGGAAGCAGTTCCTACCATGTTTCGCCTGGAGCTCCTGGAGAACATCTTCTCGTTACTTTTCCTGTCCTTCTCTGACTTTGCCGAATCGAATCGCTCCGGCAAGGAGAGCAAACGGAGCGGCAGCACTGAAGAGAAgcgcaaagaagaagagaagggcGAGTGTTCTGCGAGTGTCAAGTCTGGTCAGGTGACTTCGGGCTGTTGTGGCTTCCTGCTGAACCCTGGTACGATGGAGGGAGTCCTGCGGCTCCTCAGAGAGGGACTGGAGGGAATATGTGCCCTCGGGAGGACGCTGGAGGCCGAGGCGGAGCTGGCTCAGAGTCTGGGCTGCTCGGTTACGGTGGAGACGTTCAGCTCTCGCTTACAGAGGCTCTCCAAACACACGGCCGAGGCTCAGTGGAGGCTGCAGATCGTCACAACCAATCAGGGGAACCCAAGCAGTGAGTCAG gtggtcCGGCTCTACCCTCCCCAGGCCTGACCTCTGCCCTCCCCCTGAGgcgtagcagcagcagcagcagtggtgTTTCTGGTGTCCGGAAGAAGAAGCGATTGCGTCGCCGTCGTCCCGAGCGACGCATGGCCTCCGAACGACAGAACGGAGAGATCAGCACCAGCGCTTCAG ACGGCAGTGGTAGCACCGtgccagtgtgtgtggagtatgaAGTGTGTTTTTGTGGAGGACCTCACAGCTGGCTCGTTCCCTCCATGCTCTCCCCGCCTGAGTCTCTCTTGATCTCCTGCATACGCAGAGGAAACTACGTGGAGGCTCATCAG gtgatgctGATGTTTGGGCTAGAAAATGCGCCATGTTGTGGGGAGCTCTTCTTCATGGAGCGTTACCACGAGGTTCTGTCTGAGCTCGCTCAGGTCGAGCAGAAGATCGAGAGCCAGTCCCTTTCTTCGTTATCGTCCTCCACGGAGGCTCTGGGGTCAGTCGGGGTGACGGGACCGGGACGGAGCCGCCTgggcagcagcagcagatcCACTCTGCAGAGCATCGGCAACGCAGCTGCAGCGG GCATGGCGTTCTACTCCATCTCCGACGTCGCTGATCGTCTCCTGAGCTCTCCCTCTCGTCCTCTGGCCTGTCTGGAGGAGAACTACTggctctctcaccttctctctgACCCCTCAGACCCCCTGCGCCCTCTGCTGGAGGAGCTGAGTCCTGCTGGCATGGCCGCTTTTGACCTGGCCTGCTGCCAGTGCCAGCTGTGGAAGAGCTCAAGGCAGCTTCTGGAGACGGCTGAGCGCAGACTGCATGCTTCACTGGAGAGTCGAG GTATGACACTGGACTGGGACGTTCATCATTCTGAAGGCGTTCGGGGATTTCCTTCTGTACTGCAGCAGATCAGTAAAATACTCAACAGAACAACGACCAGCAAAGGGCCACCCAAATCGG ACTCTAACAGAGACGAGGGTGGAGTCACGCCTCCGTTCGGCTGCAGCGCTCAGGAAGTCCTCCTCTGTAGTCACACGTCCCTCACGGAGGACGCCATCGCCACCCGCCTCATGCTCGTCCAGCGCCTCGAGGTCACACTGCAGACTCTGACCTCCGCCCTCGACATGGCCG GGGAGAGTCAGTCGGCCAGCTCTGTCCTGACGTGTCTGTTGGACCAGGCAGGCCTGAAGCAGTCCGAGCTCGACTCGCACCCCGTCCGCTCTGCTATGAAACAGCTCTTGCGCTCCCTGGACCAGCTGTGCCCTTTCGAACTGGGCGGTGCCACCAGTAGTCCAGATTACATGCGCAGCTTCCTGGATTATATCAACATGCTGGCGTCAGTGCTGGTGCGCAGCCTGGGCTCCGAAG atcaGAGTTCGGCGGTGAAATTGGGGAATCCTCTGCTCGTGCTGCTGCAGTCGCCACATCAGCTCCTCTCACACCTGCTCTTCGACAGACAGGTCACACCCGACAG gttaCTGTCTCTGCTGCATCAGGAGGGTCTGCATGTAAACGTCCAGCAGGTCATAGTGCAGCGCTGCTGTGATCCACTCCCTCTCTGGGTCCCTCCCTCCACGAAGGGCGCAGGAGCCGAAGGAGGAGCTTTCTGCCCATCCAGCATCGCCTCTCTCCTCCATCAGCACACTCAGGAGCGAACTTTCACCGTTGACCTTTCTGAACCGCCCACCGTCTCCGAACCCAGCTCGGAATCTGAGGCGTCGGTCGAAAACAGCGTCTCCCCCattctctccacctctcctcctTCTCCGTCTTTGTCTTCATCCTCGTCCTTCTCTTCATCGTCATCGTCGTCCTCTGTGTCTTCTTTCCTCCTCACAGCCTCTGCTCTGTCGTTCCTGAAATCCCGCTCTCCGCTCGTCGCTGTCCTGGCGTTGCTCAGCGTGAGTAGGGTGGAGATCGCCCGCGTGGCGTCCTCTCCGTGGCCCGGACTGCCTTCGTATTTTCGAAGCGTTGGGCGTAAAGAAACTCCGCTGGACTTGGAGCAGATCTCCAAAGAGGTCGAAGCTTTGCTCGCGTCCTTCCCTATCCTCAAGGCCTTCCTAGTGGACATGGCGGCGCCCTTGCTGGGGTCGTCTCCTGACGCTGAGGAAGGCGTCGGAGCAGCCCTGAGCAGGAAGTCGGGCACAGTGGCCGTGCTCTTCTCCGGGTCTCAGGATGGAACGGGTCAGGCGATAGTGGGTGAAGCTTTCCAGCAGGCTTTGAGCACCGGAGACCTGAACCGAGCTCTGAGCCTGCTGGAGCTCTACGCACAAAACTGCAACCAGAAGGGGGCGCTACGGGACAGACTGCTCGCCTGCACCACCCTGGCAG AGCAGCTGTTCCGGGTGAAGGACTGGGAGCTGCGAGCCCGTGTGGCGCTTCAGGGTTTGGAGCGATGGCCTCTTCACAGCTGCCTGGAGCTGCTGCAGTTCTGCCTCAGTGACTCGAGCCCAGATCACACGCTCACGCCCCAGCTGCGGCAGAGAAAACATGAACTCGACATGTacaacagg ATGCTGAGCCTACAGCCTCCACTGGAATGGCAGACGTGGCAGGAGTTGAAGGAGGAGTCGAGCAGAAACCCAGAGTCCATGTTCTCCCTTTTGCTGAAGACACAG gaGTTTGATTTGTGTGCTCAGTGGGTGCAGCTGTATCCCGTATCGGAGCAATCTAAACTGCAGCTCCAGACTGAACACCTGCTCCATCTGCTGGAGAACGGCTTAACCGAGGACGCCTTCCAG CTTCTCGAGGGCCTTCCTGATTCGCTGGAGGTTAGCGAGCACGCGCTAGATCAGAGGCCCGGATTGGCTGCCTGCCACTTCCTGTCCGATTACCTCACGCTGCACTTTCAGAGCCGGATGACGCCAGCACGTAGACGCCACATACACGCCCTGCACCTGGGctctaag GTGTTGCTGACACTTCCGGAAGCTTCTCGGCAGGACTACTTCCAGCTGCTGGCGGATCCTCTGCTCATGCTGGAGCAGCTGTTGATGAACCTGAAGGTGGAATGGTTGTCGGTCGCCGTCTCGACCCTCCGGAACCTTTTACCGACCCAGGAAGCAGGAATCACCAACCTGGATATCGACACACTGCTGGCCGAGTACGCAAAGAACGCCCTGGACTTCCCCTACGCCCCCCGAGAGAGGGCACGCAGCG acTCAGTGATCAGCTTGCAGGACGTGCTGCTGCAGTGTCCCGTTCAGGAGAGCGCGTCGTCTTCTCCTAGCCGCACCCCGCCTCCCTCGACAG GCGGCACTCCCATGCATACTCCATCCAGCTCCAGCCATGAACAAGACAGAGGTTCGGGTGGGAAGAAGCCCCGCCCCTCGTCCATGTTCACCCCTCCAGAGAAAACCCCGGAGCGTAAAGACTGGATTCCTGACCACCACAGGCACATCTGCATGgtctgtcagagagagagattcaccatg tttAACCGGCGGCATCACTGCAGGCGCTGTGGCCGCTTGGTGTGTCACGCCTGCTCCAGCAGGAAGATGGTGGTGGAGGGGAGTGAGGAGCCCGTGAGAGTGTGTGACCAGTGCTACAGCTTCTTCCACACAGC TTCGGATGAAGAGCTGGAGCAGGCCGAAG TAGCAGGCAGTCCGGTGTCTGCTGAGGGAACGCTAGACGGCGTCCTCTGTCTCCCTGAGGTTCCTCAGAGGCAGTACAGACTCAGTCCCAATGCAGCAGAGAACCAGCAGCTACACAACGAATTCTACTACGAACAG gcACCAAGCGCGTCCCTGTGCGTGTCCATCCTCAGCCTTCACAGTGACCACGCCGCCTGCGGTCGCCAGCTGATTGGTCACTGCCGCTCGATCTCATGCAAACTGACCAATCCTGAGGTGGACGCTCGTCTCCTGACCGACGTCATGCAGCAGCTCATGTTCAGCGCTAAGCTGATGTTTGTAAAAGCTGGACGCAGCCAGGACCTGGCTCTGTGTGACAG CTACATCAGTAAGGTGGACGTGTTGAAGATCCTGGTCAGTGCTAACTATAAGTACATCCCGTCTCTGGACGACATTTTGGAGACGACGGCAGTGACGCGTCTGAGGAACCAGCTGCTCGAGGCAGAGTATTATCAGCTGGCTGTGGAG GTGTCTACCAAAAGCGGTCTGGACCCGAGCGGCGTGTGGCACGCGTGGGGCATGGCGCTCCTGAAGGGGAGATGTCTGTGCGCAGCCCGGGAGAAGTTCGCACGCTGCCTGAAAGCTCCGGTGGACAGAAACCAGCTGAACCTGGGGTCACGACTGCTGCAGGAGATCGTCCAGCACCTGGAGTCTACCACACGACTCGCGCCGAGCCCG ACAGCAGATAACGACCTCCTGGCGTCCCTGACCGAGCTGGAGGAGGCTCTGCGCGATACGTCACCGGCGGACCGGACGGAGAACCGGTTGCAGCGCTTTGGACACCATCAGGAGTGTGTGTACTACCTGATGAGCTACGGCACACACCTGAGTCTCGTTTCCTTCTACCTGCGTCACGACTGCCTGAAGGACGCACTCACATATCTGCTCAGCAAG GAGTGTCCAGAAGACGTGTTTCTGGAGGGCGTGCTCCAGCCGTGTTTGGAACGAGGCCGATTGGGCGTCCTGCAGGGGCTCCTGGAGAGTCTGGATGCTACGTTGGAGAGCTGGGGGCGATACCTGATACCAGCGTGCCAAATGCTCCAGCGCAAGGGTTATTACCATACCCTGTACCAACTACAGCAGTTCATGATG gACCACGTCCGAGCGGCTATGACGTGTATCCGCTTCTTCACACACAAGGCTCACTCCTACGTGCAGTTGGGTGAGCAGCAGCGCTGGCTGGTCCGAGCCAAAGAGCACCTGAGGGCCTTCCTACAGGAGCAACAGAACCGCCGCAAAAccttctcttcttcctcatcgTCGTCATCCTCCTTCAGGAAAAAAATGAGCTCCAGCGACGTCTCCAG ACACATGAACACCATCATGCTGCAGCTGGAAGTGACACGTTTTCTGCATCGATGCgaaagctcctcctcctctagAGCCGCCACAAGCCCCACCCCTACAGGCAACAGTGCCCCACCCACTCTTTTTGGAGGAAGTCCCATGAAGGTGGATGTGGCCTGCAGG GTGATGCTGGGGGGCAAAAACATTGAGGAGGGGTTCGGCATTGCTTATCGAGTCATACAG GATTTTCAGTTAGACGCTCTGGCTGTGTACGTGCGTGTTGGTCAGCGGTTGGTGAGTCTGCGTGAGTACCAGGCCATACGCCAGCTGCTGAAGTGTGTGAGCGAGTCAGGAACCGCCACCAAACATGACTGCGACACCATTGTGCTCAGCTGCGTCTCGGCCTGGGACAAAAACCCTGCTGAT gccaaagagttggAGGCTCTGATTTTGGAGTCCAAATCCACAGAGAATAAA attaAAGCGTACCTGATGTGCAATAAGCTGAGGGCGGCGTATCTCCTGGCGGTGAAGCTGGACCCTGTGAAGGCGTGTGCGCTCGTACGGGACGTCCTCCAGGCCGCCGAGGTCTCGAGCGACTCCGTCATGCAACAGATCTGCCGTCAGTGGCTCTCGGAACACCAGGAGCCGGCGTCACGGAAGCACCACGGCAACAAAAGGTAG